aaatttaatataacataaatgataagtaggtgacagtgtcgaccatgtgtaagcaatcataaataaatgttatataacaaaaatataaatattagtaaacataaatgaaaatttggcgacagtgtcgaccatatattttttcaggtggtataaccgacctatatcattctggtggtataaccgaccatatatcattttggtggtataaccgaccatatatcattttggtggtataaccgaccatatatcattttggtggcagagccaaccatatttagtattaagattatcgtgctgataacgtgttataattcagtaggcttataactacctttagtggtttgattcttgatgttataattcagtaggcttataactacctttagtggtttgattcttgatgttataattcagtaggcttataactacctttagtgatttgatttttgatttagaatactaataatgaagtgtaagaacaaagatgataatggagagaaagaaagaaacactttgtaagtgtgagaaatggtgcaagtttaatgcttgcattcatgagtatttatagcctaaaatctcaatataaaaatacatactttgtgtaccaaaattgactatatgtatacaccaaaattgactatccatatctatattattattattattataacattattaaaattaaaaatattacatTATTTAAATAAACATTACATTATACAATTACGtacactttttaaataataattagggACAATACAAGAAAGTTTTCAAAgccactactattattattatccctatATACTAAAATTTTATAgtttcaatttatttatttatttatctctaTATGCTAAAAGTCACGAAGAATTTTGTAGTTTCAATTCTTTATTATTGTAGTTTTGACTTTGCGTTCGCACTGCAGCCTCTCAACTTTGCCTCaaattacacaacgacccctcaagtttacattttctcaggggtaaaaaatgtaaatatacaattttattaaaataaaagaaacaaattccacccgaatttttagcgggtcctatcttctcgctcggtgcgagttaaatttttccgagcccaCCGTTCAACTAAAAAAAATCTTACGAaaacaacgggactaactatacgcgaaacggacacttcaaaaaaaaaaaaacgctcaatacatcggactatattcaatacatatacacacctataatacgctccgttaactatgaatacgcaacccaaAGAGCCCGCGGCATCGTGCGGGCTCCTTTTTCTAGTTAAGTTATTAATGGACCATTAAGCGAAGCTCTGCTTTTGATGAAGCTCGTGGGAAGCGCATAACATCCTCAAGGAATTTGtcgttttcatcatcatcatcatcagcagTAGTCACACCTGGTTCGATTGATATCATTTCAAGATTGGGAGAAAGATCAAGTAAAAGCTTTATCAAGAGCAAAACCGGTCTTGATCTTGCTACACGTCTGATTCTTATAGTTTTTAATCGATTCAATGTCTGATCAAAACAATCAGAAGACGCTGCTTCCAAATAAGCAAGTGCTGGTTTcaaatccatatccatatccacatGCAAGTGCTGCTGACGATCCTATATACAAAACAAACACCATTCATTCAAACATTAgaaataattaccttaataaattaCTACTCCGTACTATAAAAAACGTGcgataaagaaaaaaaaagtttagcAATTAGCATTATTTACCATGCACACATTCAACAGAAAGAGTTGTTCTAAGTTTGGTGAATTCCGAAGCAAAAGTAAAGCACCTTGAAGTAGATCCAACTCACCAAAATTGCAGTCAACGAAGTAGAGATTCTGTAATCTATTAGCTGCTGATGCACATCGAAGCCACTTGGGAATCTTTTCCGCAAGAGAATACTGTAAATTgcagttaataataattatatacaaaGTAGTTAATAATTT
This genomic window from Rutidosis leptorrhynchoides isolate AG116_Rl617_1_P2 chromosome 2, CSIRO_AGI_Rlap_v1, whole genome shotgun sequence contains:
- the LOC139893561 gene encoding uncharacterized protein produces the protein MGVFSSILLRKRFPSGFDVHQQLIDYRISTSLTAILDRQQHLHVDMDMDLKPALAYLEAASSDCFDQTLNRLKTIRIRRVARSRPVLLLIKLLLDLSPNLEMISIEPGVTTADDDDDENDKFLEDVMRFPRASSKAELRLMVH